The Pseudomonas iranensis genome includes a window with the following:
- the dapA gene encoding 4-hydroxy-tetrahydrodipicolinate synthase, producing the protein MIAGSMVALVTPMDAEGRLDWDSLSKLVDFHLKNGTHAIVAVGTTGESATLDVEEHIAVIKAVVKQVAGRIPVIAGTGANSTREAVELTRNAKAAGADACLLVVPYYNKPTQEGLYQHFKHIAEAVDIPQILYNVPGRTSCDMQAETVIRLSTVPNIIGIKEATGDLKRAKAIIDGVSKDFIVLSGDDPTAVELILLGGKGNISVTANVAPREMADLCEAALKGDAGTARAINEKLMPLHKDLFIEANPIPVKWALVEMGLMHEGIRLPLTWLSTPCHETLRSALRQCNVLV; encoded by the coding sequence ATGATTGCGGGCAGTATGGTGGCACTGGTCACTCCCATGGATGCAGAAGGGCGTCTTGACTGGGACAGCCTCAGCAAACTCGTGGACTTCCACCTCAAGAACGGCACCCATGCCATCGTCGCCGTCGGTACTACCGGCGAGTCGGCCACCCTTGATGTAGAAGAGCACATCGCCGTCATCAAAGCCGTGGTCAAACAGGTTGCCGGGCGCATTCCGGTCATCGCCGGCACCGGCGCCAATTCGACCCGCGAAGCCGTCGAGCTGACTCGCAACGCCAAGGCCGCCGGCGCCGATGCCTGCCTGCTGGTGGTTCCTTATTACAACAAGCCGACCCAGGAAGGCCTGTACCAGCACTTCAAGCACATCGCTGAAGCGGTCGACATTCCGCAGATTCTCTACAACGTTCCCGGCCGCACCTCCTGCGACATGCAGGCCGAGACGGTGATTCGCCTTTCCACCGTGCCGAACATCATCGGCATCAAGGAAGCCACCGGCGACCTCAAGCGCGCCAAAGCGATCATCGATGGCGTGAGCAAGGATTTCATCGTGCTGTCCGGCGATGATCCGACCGCTGTCGAGCTGATCCTGCTGGGCGGCAAAGGCAACATTTCGGTCACCGCCAACGTCGCCCCGCGCGAAATGGCTGACCTGTGCGAGGCCGCGCTCAAGGGCGACGCCGGTACCGCACGCGCAATCAACGAAAAACTGATGCCGCTGCACAAGGACCTGTTCATCGAAGCCAACCCGATTCCGGTGAAGTGGGCTTTGGTCGAAATGGGCCTGATGCACGAAGGCATCCGCCTGCCACTGACCTGGCTGAGCACCCCTTGTCATGAAACGCTGCGCTCGGCCCTGCGCCAGTGCAACGTCCTGGTTTAA
- the chrA gene encoding chromate efflux transporter: MSEVQPLAGDDDVKPQAVSLREAFWFWLKLGFISFGGPAGQISIMHQELVERRRWISERRFLHALNYCMLLPGPEAQQLATYIGWLMHRSWGGIVAGALFVLPSLFILIFLSWLYIAFGEVPVVAGLFYGIKPAVTAIVVQAAHRIGSRALKNNWLWAIAAASFTAIFAFNVPFPLIVLGAAVIGYFGGRLAPEKFRAGGHSAAKKSFGAALIDDDTPTPAHARFSWTKLATLAVIGAALWALPMGVLTALFGWQGTLTQMSWFFTKAALLTFGGAYAVLPYVYQGAVGHYGWLTPTQMIDGLALGETTPGPLIMVVAFVGFVGAYVTQVFGADQVFFAGAVAAALVTWFTFLPSFLFILAGGPLVESTHDELKFTAPLTAITAAVVGVILNLACFFGYHVLWPQGFSGSLDWPSALIAIAAAIALFRFKRGVIQVLLGCALVGLVVHLLR; the protein is encoded by the coding sequence ATGAGTGAAGTTCAGCCGTTGGCGGGGGATGACGATGTGAAGCCGCAGGCCGTGAGCCTGCGCGAGGCTTTCTGGTTCTGGTTGAAGCTGGGCTTTATCAGTTTCGGCGGGCCGGCCGGGCAGATTTCGATCATGCACCAGGAGTTGGTCGAGCGGCGGCGCTGGATTTCCGAGCGGCGTTTTCTGCATGCCTTGAACTATTGCATGTTGCTGCCCGGGCCTGAGGCGCAGCAGTTGGCGACTTATATTGGCTGGCTGATGCATCGGAGCTGGGGCGGGATTGTGGCCGGGGCGTTGTTCGTGTTGCCGTCGCTGTTCATCCTGATTTTCCTGTCGTGGCTCTATATCGCCTTCGGTGAAGTGCCGGTGGTGGCGGGGCTGTTTTACGGGATCAAGCCTGCGGTGACGGCCATTGTCGTGCAAGCGGCGCATCGCATCGGTTCGCGGGCGCTGAAGAACAATTGGCTGTGGGCGATTGCGGCGGCGTCGTTTACCGCAATCTTTGCGTTTAATGTGCCGTTCCCGTTGATCGTGCTGGGTGCGGCGGTGATTGGCTATTTCGGCGGTCGACTGGCACCGGAGAAATTCAGGGCCGGCGGGCATAGCGCAGCGAAGAAGTCTTTCGGCGCGGCGTTGATTGACGACGACACGCCAACCCCGGCCCATGCCCGTTTCAGCTGGACGAAACTGGCCACGCTCGCCGTGATCGGTGCCGCGCTTTGGGCGTTGCCGATGGGAGTATTGACCGCGCTATTCGGCTGGCAGGGCACGTTGACGCAAATGAGCTGGTTCTTCACCAAGGCAGCGCTGCTCACCTTCGGTGGAGCTTATGCGGTGCTGCCCTATGTCTATCAAGGTGCGGTCGGTCACTACGGCTGGCTGACCCCGACGCAGATGATCGACGGCCTGGCGCTGGGCGAAACGACGCCGGGGCCGCTGATCATGGTGGTGGCGTTTGTCGGTTTTGTCGGCGCTTATGTGACGCAGGTGTTCGGCGCCGATCAGGTGTTTTTCGCCGGAGCGGTCGCCGCCGCGCTGGTGACGTGGTTCACCTTTCTGCCTTCCTTCCTGTTCATCCTCGCCGGCGGCCCGCTGGTGGAGTCAACGCACGACGAACTCAAATTCACCGCCCCACTGACCGCGATCACCGCTGCGGTGGTTGGGGTGATTCTCAATCTGGCGTGTTTCTTCGGCTACCACGTGCTCTGGCCGCAAGGGTTCAGCGGCAGCCTGGATTGGCCCTCGGCGTTGATCGCCATTGCGGCGGCCATTGCGCTGTTTCGCTTCAAGCGCGGAGTGATTCAGGTGTTGCTGGGCTGTGCGTTGGTTGGGTTGGTGGTGCATTTGCTGCGTTAG
- a CDS encoding SDR family oxidoreductase, producing MQEQPLVVISGASAGVGRAVAHRFAAGGYRIGLLARDPAGLAATQEELQAYGVQVETVSVDVADALAVQQAAQQLETALGPLAVWVNAAMVTVLAPIEQLSAAEIERVTQVTYLGTVHGTLAALSLMRPRNKGLIIQVGSALAYRAIPLQAAYCGAKFAVRGFTDSLRCELLHERSHIRVCMVQLPAINTPQFDWARNKLPKRPQPVPPIHDPDVAARAIFSVVKHPPRELWLGWSTIKAIVGQSVMPGLLDRLMARAAWSGQQTNEPEDNEHPDNLFEAQPDRHQIRGRFVGRSRDAALALTSTQVLAVSALIAGLVAVVLLQL from the coding sequence ATGCAGGAGCAACCTTTGGTGGTGATAAGTGGCGCCAGTGCCGGCGTCGGGCGTGCGGTGGCTCACCGGTTTGCCGCTGGCGGCTACCGTATCGGCCTGTTGGCGCGTGATCCGGCGGGACTGGCCGCCACGCAAGAGGAGCTGCAAGCGTATGGCGTTCAGGTTGAAACCGTTAGCGTCGATGTCGCCGATGCGCTCGCCGTGCAGCAGGCCGCCCAGCAACTGGAAACCGCACTTGGGCCGTTGGCGGTCTGGGTCAACGCGGCGATGGTCACGGTGCTTGCGCCGATAGAACAATTGTCCGCCGCCGAGATCGAGCGCGTCACTCAGGTGACCTATCTCGGCACGGTTCATGGCACCTTGGCGGCGCTGTCGTTGATGCGTCCGCGCAACAAGGGCCTGATCATCCAGGTCGGCTCGGCACTGGCCTATCGCGCCATTCCGTTGCAGGCCGCCTATTGCGGGGCGAAGTTCGCTGTGCGCGGTTTTACTGATTCATTGCGCTGTGAGTTGCTGCATGAGCGCAGCCATATTCGCGTGTGCATGGTGCAATTGCCGGCGATCAATACCCCGCAGTTCGATTGGGCCCGCAACAAATTGCCCAAGCGTCCCCAACCGGTGCCACCGATTCACGACCCCGACGTGGCAGCACGGGCAATTTTCAGTGTGGTAAAGCATCCGCCGCGAGAGTTGTGGCTAGGGTGGTCGACGATCAAAGCGATTGTCGGCCAGTCGGTCATGCCGGGTTTGCTCGACCGCCTGATGGCGCGCGCCGCCTGGTCCGGTCAGCAGACCAATGAGCCTGAAGACAACGAGCACCCGGACAACCTGTTCGAAGCGCAGCCGGATCGGCATCAGATTCGCGGCCGCTTCGTCGGCCGTTCCAGGGATGCGGCGCTGGCCTTGACCTCGACGCAAGTGCTTGCGGTGTCTGCGCTGATCGCCGGCCTCGTGGCCGTGGTGCTTCTACAGCTCTGA
- a CDS encoding ferritin-like domain-containing protein produces MATPQENLLDWLRDAHAMEQQAEQMLKAQSKRLEHYPQLKARIDQHIEETLGQQKLIDECLQRLGGDSSTIKDLGGKLMAFGQAVGGSLMSDEVIKGAMAGYVFENMEVASYTVLIAAAKAAGDTQTQKACEQILPQEVAMAEWLLKHLPQLTDAFLERSADPDKEAKK; encoded by the coding sequence ATGGCTACTCCACAGGAAAACCTGCTCGACTGGCTGCGTGACGCCCATGCCATGGAGCAACAGGCCGAGCAGATGCTCAAGGCGCAATCCAAGCGTCTGGAACATTACCCGCAGCTCAAGGCGCGCATCGATCAGCACATCGAAGAAACCCTCGGCCAGCAGAAGCTCATCGACGAATGCCTGCAACGATTGGGGGGCGATTCTTCGACGATCAAGGACCTGGGCGGCAAATTGATGGCGTTCGGTCAGGCTGTTGGCGGCTCCTTGATGAGCGATGAAGTCATCAAGGGCGCTATGGCCGGCTACGTTTTCGAGAACATGGAAGTCGCCAGCTACACCGTGCTTATTGCAGCGGCGAAAGCGGCGGGGGACACGCAAACTCAGAAGGCCTGCGAACAGATTCTGCCGCAGGAAGTGGCCATGGCTGAATGGCTGCTCAAGCATTTGCCGCAACTGACCGACGCGTTTCTCGAACGCTCGGCGGATCCGGACAAGGAAGCCAAGAAATAA
- a CDS encoding ribonuclease Z — MDLLFLGTSAGVPTRQRNVSATALIASAGKGWYLIDCGEGTQHQVLRTPLSLSELRAIFITHVHADHCLGLPGLLASTGMSGRTRPLDIILPAALHPWLRMSLEVTQSHLPFEINLHAVETLTEWRNLNVQVQTVELSHRVPCHGYVFTESDPEPRLDVQRLDAEGIERGPLWGQLAHGQDVEVDGRMLHARDYLLSARPDRRIIVCGDNDRPALLAEVAQSADVLVHEATFVQAAIDRARASYGHSSAAAVAGFAESAGVRNLVLTHFSARYQTNPAVSPSIEDVRSEAAALYNGQLILARDLQRYHLDRFGHLQPVAIERKPLQVAP, encoded by the coding sequence GTGGATTTGTTGTTTCTGGGCACGTCTGCCGGCGTGCCGACCCGCCAGCGCAACGTCAGCGCAACAGCATTGATCGCCTCTGCCGGCAAGGGCTGGTACCTGATCGATTGCGGTGAAGGCACCCAGCATCAGGTGCTGCGCACGCCGCTGTCACTGAGTGAATTGCGGGCGATTTTCATCACTCATGTGCACGCCGATCACTGCCTGGGCTTGCCGGGTCTGCTGGCGAGCACCGGCATGTCCGGACGCACGCGGCCGCTGGACATTATTCTGCCGGCGGCGCTGCATCCGTGGCTGAGAATGAGCCTGGAGGTGACGCAATCGCATCTGCCCTTCGAGATCAACCTGCACGCTGTGGAAACGCTTACCGAATGGCGCAACCTCAACGTTCAGGTGCAGACCGTCGAGTTGTCCCACCGTGTGCCGTGTCACGGTTATGTATTTACCGAGTCCGATCCGGAACCGCGTCTCGACGTGCAGCGACTCGACGCTGAAGGCATCGAACGCGGCCCGCTCTGGGGTCAGTTGGCCCATGGTCAGGACGTGGAGGTTGACGGGCGGATGCTGCACGCTCGCGACTATCTGCTGAGCGCGCGACCTGATCGGCGCATCATCGTCTGCGGCGATAACGATCGGCCGGCACTGCTGGCAGAAGTGGCGCAATCGGCGGATGTGCTGGTGCATGAAGCGACATTCGTGCAGGCAGCAATCGACCGCGCTCGTGCCAGTTACGGCCACAGTAGCGCCGCCGCTGTCGCCGGTTTCGCCGAATCCGCTGGGGTGCGCAATCTGGTGCTGACGCACTTCAGCGCACGCTATCAGACCAACCCGGCGGTGAGTCCGTCGATCGAAGATGTGCGCAGTGAAGCGGCGGCGCTGTATAACGGCCAACTGATTCTGGCGCGGGATCTGCAGCGTTATCACCTCGACCGCTTTGGGCATTTACAGCCCGTGGCAATCGAGCGCAAACCGCTGCAGGTCGCGCCGTAA
- a CDS encoding histidine kinase famiy protein, whose translation MPRKSRPIVDRADAATLSQERKDVFFAAVQVSRMAMIVTDPAQPDDPIIFANNAFLELSGYELEEVLGRNCRFLQGEQTDRSVLQQVKQALKHQHETCVEVLNYRKDGSSFWNELFIAPLFNERGQLVYFFASQMDVSRRRDAEDGLRYSENMEALGQLTGGIAHDFNNLLQVMIGYIELIQHTAKRPSIDPQRIVVGAGHARAAAEKARLLTQHLLAFSRRQRLEGRVINLNALLERSALPSHESADLEPRFELAEDLWNCRLDPAQAEMALNHLLSNARDALGQQQQPVITVQTRNVVVPDATDPHQSGVAAGRYVCIAIADNGVGIAADDLDKVMEPFYTTKEEGSGAGLGLSMVYGFVKQSGGVVKIESTPGLGTTVRLFFPADDSQLSAPGSTETAENLKGTERILIVEDRAEVAELARFVLSEQGYRTTIAADASEALAMLQSSEFELVFTDLVMPGEMNGLALAREISQRYPAMKILLTTGYCADKSTPNELADNEFELIAKPYAPVDLLRKLRSMLG comes from the coding sequence TTGCCCAGAAAATCCAGGCCGATCGTCGACCGCGCCGATGCGGCGACCCTTTCGCAAGAACGCAAAGATGTGTTTTTCGCGGCGGTGCAGGTCAGCCGCATGGCCATGATTGTCACCGATCCAGCGCAGCCCGACGATCCCATCATTTTTGCCAACAATGCGTTTCTTGAACTCAGCGGCTACGAGCTGGAAGAAGTGCTCGGGCGCAACTGCAGGTTTCTGCAAGGCGAGCAGACTGATCGTTCCGTCTTGCAACAGGTCAAGCAAGCGCTGAAACATCAACACGAAACCTGCGTGGAGGTACTCAACTATCGCAAGGATGGCTCGTCGTTCTGGAACGAGCTGTTTATCGCGCCACTATTCAACGAGCGCGGGCAACTGGTGTATTTCTTCGCCTCGCAAATGGACGTCAGCCGCCGACGCGACGCCGAGGACGGCCTGCGCTACAGCGAGAACATGGAAGCGCTGGGCCAGTTGACCGGTGGCATCGCCCACGATTTCAACAATCTGCTGCAAGTGATGATCGGCTACATCGAGCTGATCCAGCATACCGCCAAGCGGCCGAGCATCGATCCGCAGCGTATCGTGGTAGGCGCCGGTCACGCCCGTGCGGCGGCGGAAAAAGCGCGCCTGCTGACTCAGCATCTGCTGGCGTTCTCCCGCCGACAACGGCTCGAAGGCCGGGTGATCAATCTCAATGCCTTGCTTGAGCGCTCTGCGCTGCCGTCGCATGAATCCGCCGATCTGGAACCGCGATTCGAACTGGCCGAGGACTTGTGGAACTGCCGGCTCGACCCGGCGCAGGCCGAGATGGCACTGAATCATCTGCTGTCCAATGCCCGCGATGCGTTGGGGCAGCAGCAACAGCCGGTGATCACCGTGCAGACCCGCAACGTCGTTGTCCCGGACGCGACCGATCCGCATCAGAGCGGAGTGGCGGCGGGGCGTTACGTCTGCATCGCGATCGCCGATAACGGCGTGGGCATTGCCGCCGACGATCTCGACAAGGTCATGGAGCCGTTCTACACCACGAAAGAGGAAGGTAGCGGCGCTGGCCTCGGGCTATCGATGGTCTATGGCTTCGTCAAGCAATCCGGCGGTGTGGTCAAAATCGAATCGACGCCGGGGCTCGGCACCACGGTGCGCCTGTTCTTCCCGGCGGATGACAGTCAGCTATCGGCACCTGGCTCCACTGAAACCGCAGAAAACCTCAAGGGCACGGAGCGCATCCTGATCGTCGAGGATCGCGCCGAAGTCGCTGAACTGGCGCGCTTCGTACTGTCCGAACAGGGTTACCGGACCACCATCGCTGCAGACGCGAGCGAGGCGCTGGCGATGTTGCAGAGTAGCGAATTTGAGCTGGTCTTCACCGATCTGGTCATGCCCGGTGAGATGAACGGGCTGGCACTGGCGCGAGAAATCAGCCAGCGCTATCCGGCCATGAAAATCCTGCTGACGACCGGCTACTGCGCGGACAAGTCGACGCCCAATGAGCTGGCTGACAATGAGTTCGAATTGATCGCCAAGCCCTACGCGCCGGTGGATCTGCTGCGCAAGCTGCGCTCGATGCTCGGCTGA
- a CDS encoding glycine cleavage system protein R, with translation MSTPTVREQFLVISALGANPMELTNVLCRASHENRCAVVTSRLTRHGECSALVLEISGSWDALARLEGSLPLLAKRHAFTVNVVRSAALENRPQALPYVAYVSSAYRPDIINELCQFFMDHNVELENLTCDTYQAPQTGGTMLNATFTVTLPANTQISWLRDQFLDFADAMNLDALIEPWRPQNPM, from the coding sequence ATGTCCACCCCCACAGTTCGCGAACAATTCCTTGTCATCAGTGCCCTCGGCGCCAACCCCATGGAGCTGACCAACGTCCTGTGCCGCGCCAGCCATGAAAACCGCTGCGCCGTCGTCACCTCTCGCCTGACCCGCCACGGCGAGTGCAGCGCCCTGGTGCTGGAAATTTCCGGCAGCTGGGACGCCCTCGCGCGCCTCGAAGGCAGCCTGCCATTGCTGGCCAAGCGTCACGCTTTCACCGTCAACGTGGTGCGCAGCGCCGCTCTGGAAAATCGTCCGCAAGCGCTGCCTTACGTGGCTTACGTCAGCTCGGCGTATCGCCCGGACATCATCAATGAGCTGTGCCAGTTCTTCATGGACCACAACGTCGAGCTGGAAAACCTCACCTGCGACACCTATCAGGCGCCACAGACCGGCGGCACCATGCTCAACGCCACGTTCACCGTGACCCTGCCGGCCAACACGCAGATCAGCTGGCTGCGCGATCAGTTCCTCGATTTCGCCGATGCGATGAACCTCGATGCCCTGATCGAACCTTGGCGCCCACAAAACCCAATGTAA
- a CDS encoding MBL fold metallo-hydrolase, with product MRFAVLGSGSQGNGTLIASADTYVLVDCGFSLRETERRLLRLGVHPAQLSAILVTHEHADHVHGVGLLSRRYNLPVYLSRGTLRGMRKPLEPAGFLAGGEQLQIGALNVGVIAVAHDAQEPTQYVFSDQEQRRFGLLTDLGSFCERVLDGYRDLDALIIESNHCRDMLARGHYPYFLKQRVGGERGHLNNHQAAFLVAELGWQGLQHLVLAHLSSKNNLPQLARQCFVDTLGCDPDWLQLADQDSGLDWRHIA from the coding sequence ATGCGTTTTGCCGTTCTCGGCAGCGGTAGCCAAGGGAACGGCACGCTGATCGCCAGTGCTGATACATATGTGCTGGTGGATTGTGGTTTTTCCCTGCGGGAAACCGAAAGACGTCTTTTGCGCCTGGGTGTGCACCCGGCGCAACTGAGCGCGATACTCGTGACCCACGAACATGCCGACCACGTGCATGGCGTGGGTTTGCTATCTCGGCGCTACAATCTGCCGGTCTACCTCAGTCGCGGCACATTGCGCGGGATGCGCAAACCGCTTGAACCCGCAGGCTTTCTGGCCGGCGGCGAGCAACTGCAGATCGGCGCACTGAACGTCGGGGTCATTGCCGTGGCCCATGACGCGCAGGAGCCGACCCAGTACGTCTTCAGCGATCAGGAACAGCGGCGCTTCGGCCTGCTGACCGACCTGGGGTCGTTCTGCGAGCGGGTGCTGGACGGCTATCGGGATCTCGATGCGTTGATAATCGAGTCCAACCATTGCCGCGACATGCTGGCCCGTGGCCACTACCCGTACTTTCTCAAGCAGCGGGTGGGCGGCGAACGCGGACATCTGAACAACCATCAGGCGGCATTCCTGGTGGCCGAGTTGGGCTGGCAGGGTTTGCAACACCTGGTTCTGGCCCATCTGAGCAGCAAGAACAACCTGCCGCAGCTGGCCCGGCAATGTTTTGTCGACACCCTCGGGTGCGACCCGGACTGGCTGCAACTGGCCGATCAAGATTCAGGGCTCGACTGGCGCCACATCGCCTAG
- a CDS encoding manganese catalase family protein, giving the protein MFLHNKRLQYTVRVAEPNPGLANLLLEQFGGAQGELAAASRYFTQALAEDDPGRKDLLMDIATEELSHLEIIGSIIVMLNKGAKGRMAEGVEQEGELYRSLNGNGNDSHITSLLYGAGSPLTNSAGVPWTAAYIDTIGEPTADMRSNIAAEARAKIVYERLMNVTDDPGVKEALGFLMTREIAHQLSFEKALHSIQPNFPQGKLPGMPEFTNVYFNMSQGTESMRGPWNQGDDWEFVESPTPAVDGGDGLATVQLDSADEALLENMKMRTMSDPNSEPVTGADLGSGAQAKPGL; this is encoded by the coding sequence ATGTTTCTACATAACAAGCGACTTCAATACACCGTTCGTGTCGCCGAGCCCAATCCGGGGCTGGCCAATCTGTTGCTCGAGCAGTTTGGCGGCGCACAAGGTGAACTGGCGGCGGCTTCGCGCTATTTCACTCAAGCCCTGGCCGAGGACGATCCGGGACGCAAGGACTTGCTGATGGATATCGCCACTGAAGAACTCAGCCATTTGGAAATCATTGGCTCGATCATCGTCATGCTCAACAAGGGCGCCAAAGGCCGGATGGCCGAAGGCGTCGAACAGGAGGGCGAGCTGTATCGCTCGCTCAATGGCAACGGCAATGACTCGCACATCACCAGCCTGCTCTACGGTGCCGGTTCGCCGCTGACCAACTCGGCCGGCGTACCCTGGACGGCGGCATACATCGATACGATCGGCGAGCCCACTGCCGACATGCGCTCCAACATCGCTGCAGAAGCGCGGGCCAAGATTGTTTACGAGCGCTTGATGAACGTGACCGATGACCCCGGCGTGAAAGAGGCACTGGGTTTTCTCATGACCCGTGAGATCGCCCACCAGTTGTCGTTCGAAAAAGCCCTGCATTCGATTCAGCCCAACTTCCCGCAAGGCAAGCTGCCCGGCATGCCTGAGTTCACCAACGTCTACTTCAACATGTCGCAAGGAACCGAAAGCATGCGCGGGCCGTGGAATCAGGGCGACGATTGGGAGTTTGTCGAAAGCCCGACGCCGGCGGTCGACGGCGGCGACGGCCTGGCCACCGTGCAACTGGACAGCGCCGACGAAGCGCTGCTGGAAAACATGAAAATGCGCACCATGTCCGACCCCAACAGCGAGCCGGTCACCGGTGCGGATCTGGGCTCCGGCGCGCAGGCCAAGCCTGGTTTGTAA
- the purC gene encoding phosphoribosylaminoimidazolesuccinocarboxamide synthase: MEKREELYRGKAKSVYKTDDADRLILLFRNDTSAFDGKRIEQLDRKGMVNNKFNAFIMQKLEAAGVPTQFDKLLGDNECLVKKLDMIPVECVVRNYAAGSLVKRLGVEEGMKLNPYTFELFLKDDAKGDPFINESHVVAFGWGTAEQLARMKELSLKVNEVLSKLFDDAGLLLVDFKLEFGVFSDGSIVLGDEFSPDGCRLWDKDTKKKMDKDRFRQGLGDVIEAYEEVAARLGVPL; this comes from the coding sequence ATGGAAAAACGTGAAGAACTCTACCGCGGCAAAGCCAAATCGGTTTACAAGACCGACGACGCTGACCGCTTGATCCTGCTGTTTCGCAACGACACCTCGGCGTTCGACGGCAAGCGCATCGAACAGCTCGATCGCAAAGGTATGGTGAACAACAAGTTCAACGCTTTCATCATGCAGAAGCTCGAAGCGGCCGGCGTGCCGACCCAGTTCGACAAACTGCTGGGCGACAATGAATGCCTGGTGAAGAAGCTCGACATGATCCCGGTCGAATGCGTCGTGCGTAACTACGCCGCGGGCAGCCTGGTCAAGCGTCTGGGCGTCGAGGAGGGCATGAAGCTCAACCCGTACACCTTCGAACTGTTCTTGAAGGACGACGCCAAGGGCGACCCGTTCATCAACGAATCCCACGTTGTGGCGTTCGGTTGGGGTACCGCCGAGCAACTGGCGCGCATGAAGGAACTGTCGCTCAAGGTCAACGAAGTCCTGAGCAAACTGTTCGACGACGCCGGCCTGCTGCTGGTCGACTTCAAGCTTGAATTCGGCGTGTTCAGCGACGGCTCGATCGTCCTCGGCGACGAGTTCAGCCCGGACGGCTGCCGTCTGTGGGACAAGGACACCAAGAAGAAGATGGATAAGGACCGCTTCCGCCAGGGCCTCGGTGACGTCATCGAAGCCTACGAAGAAGTCGCCGCTCGTCTGGGCGTACCGCTTTAA
- the bamC gene encoding outer membrane protein assembly factor BamC has translation MKRMAGLSALALIISSTSGCGWVWGPEGYFRDRGSDYLQAQQTAPMQLPPDVSTAKRLDPLLPIPRNVADDTATGEYVVPRPQPLSAVADATDYSLQKSGDSRWVVAQHPPAEVWPVALQFFQDNGFRLDEQRPQTGEFTTTWQHSDELSASMAKRLSAAGIASDSETRVRVRIEPGVQRNTSEIYVVSAERPAGSTADVAFTNRSVNTGLDAALVDDMLASMSRTSEKGGSVSMLASRDFDAPSRVSLSEDGSGNPVLNVGTDLDRAWSSVGRALEQGEWRVEDINRSLGLYYINLAEKAEKKDDKPGFFSSLFGSAPSKEEVEARAERYQVRLSKVGENIQVTVEKNINTVAPADVARKVLSVIQDNLG, from the coding sequence ATGAAGCGAATGGCCGGACTTTCCGCACTTGCCTTGATTATCTCCAGCACCAGTGGCTGCGGATGGGTCTGGGGGCCGGAAGGTTATTTCCGCGACCGTGGAAGCGATTACCTGCAAGCGCAACAGACTGCACCGATGCAATTGCCACCGGATGTGAGCACTGCCAAACGTCTCGATCCGCTGTTGCCGATCCCGCGCAACGTGGCCGATGACACCGCGACGGGCGAATACGTCGTGCCGCGTCCTCAGCCGCTTTCGGCGGTTGCCGATGCCACGGATTACTCGCTGCAGAAGAGCGGTGATTCGCGTTGGGTCGTGGCCCAGCACCCGCCGGCCGAAGTCTGGCCAGTGGCGCTGCAGTTCTTCCAGGACAACGGTTTCCGTCTGGATGAACAGCGTCCGCAGACCGGTGAATTCACCACCACCTGGCAGCACTCCGACGAGCTGTCCGCGTCGATGGCCAAGCGCCTGAGTGCGGCCGGTATCGCCAGCGACAGCGAAACCCGCGTGCGCGTGCGCATCGAGCCGGGCGTGCAGCGCAACACCAGTGAAATCTACGTGGTCAGCGCCGAGCGTCCTGCCGGCAGCACGGCGGACGTGGCTTTCACCAACCGTTCGGTCAACACTGGCCTGGACGCTGCGCTGGTCGACGACATGCTCGCGAGCATGAGCCGCACCTCCGAGAAGGGCGGTTCGGTGTCGATGCTGGCCTCGCGTGATTTCGACGCGCCAAGCCGCGTCAGCCTCAGCGAAGACGGTAGCGGCAACCCGGTGTTGAACGTCGGTACCGATCTGGACCGCGCCTGGTCGAGCGTCGGCCGTGCGCTGGAACAGGGCGAATGGCGCGTTGAAGACATCAACCGCAGTCTGGGCCTGTACTACATCAACCTGGCCGAAAAAGCCGAGAAGAAAGACGACAAGCCTGGCTTCTTCAGCAGCCTGTTCGGCAGTGCGCCGAGCAAGGAAGAAGTCGAAGCCCGCGCCGAGCGTTATCAGGTTCGCCTGAGCAAGGTGGGCGAGAACATCCAGGTCACCGTCGAAAAGAACATCAACACCGTCGCGCCGGCCGATGTCGCGCGTAAAGTGTTGAGCGTGATTCAGGACAACCTGGGCTGA